Genomic DNA from Providencia sp. PROV188:
GGTAATTCTTGCACCGTAATACGCGCCCATGGAATAGTGACGCTACCATTTAAGGTCAGCAATTTCGGTGACGCTTCCAGAATCAAATCTGGCTGCACATCAATTTTGATCATTGGCGGCAGAGAAACTCGTAAGTTATTCCCTCTCGCCAGTACTTTAGCTCGCCATGCATCAATGTTGCGCCAATCCGCATCACCATCAATATTTAGGTAACCCTCTGGCGTTTTGATCTGCCCAGTCATGACTGAACTGGTGCCATTAAAGTTAATCGCTAATTGGCTATTTTGAATATCAAACGGGATCAACCCAGACTTCACTTCTAATCCAGATAATGTGACATTACCGTTCATTAGCGGGTTATGCGCCGAACCACCGACACGTAGATTTGCATTCAGGTTTCCATTCGCAATATCTTTTTCGCCAAGTAACGGTTTAATTAAACCTAATGTAATGGCGTTAATTTCAATGTTGCCGGAGAGTAAGCGCTTTCTTTCGAGGTCAGAAATTTGCACATTACCTTTAAATTGGCCGTTGTCTGCAATCTTCAACAACCAATTCAGATCCGCCCGACCATTCTTCATACCCGCATTTAATGTCAGCGTATCAAACGCGATAGGTAAACGTGCACCATCAACAAACTGAACGACTTTGACCCCATCACCGTTCAAGTCAACTTTCACTTGCGGCAGGCTACCATCCGCTTTCCAGATGGCATTTGCACGCCCGGTGAATACCCCATTTACGCGAGTATCACTTGGCATAAACGGTTTGATCATCGCAAGGTCAAAACGTTCTAATACAATATCAGCGCTACCACTTTTACCCGCTTTAACCGGCTTCGGTACACACACGCGAGCATTCGGGTTGACCCAGCAATGGCTACCAATGACCACTTCTTGCGTGGTGTTATTGTAGTTCAAGGACATGGCTTGATTCAGGCGCCATTCCCCAACCTCAGTATCAAATAAGGTATTGCTTAAGTTACCTTTCCACACTTGTGTTTGGCGATCAAAGCCCCCAGCTAGCGCGAGCTGTCCAGAAACGGGTTTCCCTGTCACATTCAGTTTTAACGTATGCTGTTTTTCAGTCCCTTTAGCATCTAGCGTTAGGTTACTAATGGCTAAATCCGCTTGGCGCAATCCACGCACCACCACAGATAAATCACCTTTGATTTGGTCACCCGTTGCCACATTACCTTTAATGGTGGTGGTCTCAACAGTTAAATCTTGCCATCTCACGCCACGCGCCGTTAAATCCGCCAGTGCTTGTGGGGCTTGTAAATCACCACGAAGTTTTAAATCCCCGATGATCACACCGCCTAGTCCAGGCACTAATCCATTCAACGCTGGAGCATTAATTTTGGCATCAAGGTTCCATTTATCCGCTAAAGAGCCCTTCACATTCACACTGTTTTTGCCCAGCAAGAGATTAAAATCTGGGATATTCCATTGCCCTGCGGCATTTCCTTTAGCTTGCCCACGCGCCTTTAAGATGTGTTGTTTAACATTACCATCTAAGGTGATTTCAGGGATCTCTAACTGCCAGCTTCCACCATATAGGCTGCCTCGCGTGGCAATTTTCCCTTCAACTTTCGCTGGCCATTCTGGATATTGCTTCGCTGTATTAATACCTGATAACGTCAGCACCATATTCCAGCTAATAGCTTTACTCCAATCCGCCACCCCTGATAGGTCTGCATTACCTTGCAGCGCAGATAAGCGTAAACGGGTTAAATCAATTTTTTCCTCGTTCCCTTTCGCATCTAATAATAACTTAGATGGCGGTAGGTCTTGTCCCGTGATGGCTGAACGTAATGAAAGGTCATAGCTAGAAGGGCGACCATTTAATCGTAAGCGAGTGTCATCAAGCTTATATTGGCTTTCTCCCACCAGCGGCCAAGTTAATTTTTTGCTTTCTAAAGTCAACTCAATCGGAAAATCTGCCTGCGCTAAATCGGTCTGAGCTTCTAGTGTCGCCGTAATTGGACCATTCAGATTCAATGCCAGCATCAGCTCATCCATCAGCCCACCTTTAAGCGTTAAATCGACTTTCTGTCCATTT
This window encodes:
- the tamB gene encoding autotransporter assembly complex protein TamB is translated as MKWMKWLKWIAITILLLLVLVVGALYWVLGTKSGLHFALNSATRFVPELTIGSIDGDINDLTLSGVKYQMPGVDVDAKKIHLALRLKCLTSREVCIDDLSTESVMVNVDTSQFPPSEETPPSEPLTELNAPLTIRLAQLALVDTHVNVDGTVIDLDKFATGITWQKRAIEITPTDIINLAISLPPSEPAEAPKPVEPVVPEGEPPSLGDQLKTLFSKPLLAELPEIILPVDLNVEGINASNFQLKGDTDITINSLNLKLENEGQNVLLKQLKVDAPQGNVAVSGSISLQEKWPVALSVIGESRLEDLNGQKVDLTLKGGLMDELMLALNLNGPITATLEAQTDLAQADFPIELTLESKKLTWPLVGESQYKLDDTRLRLNGRPSSYDLSLRSAITGQDLPPSKLLLDAKGNEEKIDLTRLRLSALQGNADLSGVADWSKAISWNMVLTLSGINTAKQYPEWPAKVEGKIATRGSLYGGSWQLEIPEITLDGNVKQHILKARGQAKGNAAGQWNIPDFNLLLGKNSVNVKGSLADKWNLDAKINAPALNGLVPGLGGVIIGDLKLRGDLQAPQALADLTARGVRWQDLTVETTTIKGNVATGDQIKGDLSVVVRGLRQADLAISNLTLDAKGTEKQHTLKLNVTGKPVSGQLALAGGFDRQTQVWKGNLSNTLFDTEVGEWRLNQAMSLNYNNTTQEVVIGSHCWVNPNARVCVPKPVKAGKSGSADIVLERFDLAMIKPFMPSDTRVNGVFTGRANAIWKADGSLPQVKVDLNGDGVKVVQFVDGARLPIAFDTLTLNAGMKNGRADLNWLLKIADNGQFKGNVQISDLERKRLLSGNIEINAITLGLIKPLLGEKDIANGNLNANLRVGGSAHNPLMNGNVTLSGLEVKSGLIPFDIQNSQLAINFNGTSSVMTGQIKTPEGYLNIDGDADWRNIDAWRAKVLARGNNLRVSLPPMIKIDVQPDLILEASPKLLTLNGSVTIPWARITVQELPESAVSASSDVVMLDDQLKPINPKQQSIPIQTNLNINIGNDVRLDAFGLKARLTGLLKVAQDKQGLSLNGQVDIPSGRFRAYGQDLIVRKGLIQFSGPADQPFLNLEAIRNPENTADDVIAGVKVTGLADKPKVEIFSEPAKTQQEALSYLLRGEGLDSGDANGSQMTSMLIGLGVAQSGQLVGKIGETFGVSDLAVDTQGVGDSSKVVVSGKITNDLQVKYGVGIFDSLATLTLRYRVMPKLFLEAVSGVNQALDLLYQFEF